From Halodesulfovibrio aestuarii DSM 17919 = ATCC 29578, the proteins below share one genomic window:
- a CDS encoding FAD-dependent oxidoreductase: MSKHVIVIGAVALGPKAACRYKRLCPDAKVTMIDQAPRISYGGCGIPYFVSGEVNTVVDLQSTPYHIVRDAAFFKTNKDVDVLINTRATSIDREAKTVSIENVLTGEKEVLSYDELVIATGSKPNMPPFEGINLKGITPATNLEEAEIIKNAIAGGDVSNAVVVGAGFIGLEMAVAFADMWGINTSVVELQSQVLPGFMPESLAKMAQADLENHDVNVYLEESVVRFEGVDGKVTKVITNKREIEADLVILAVGVSPNTDIAVKAGIECDKRGAILVNDHFQTSDPSIYSGGDCVTIPNLVTGKLGYYPLGSMANRQGRIIGTNLAGGDASMAGGIGSWCVKLFDMSCSGAGLTLEQALANDFDAISVHVEQMDRAHFFPEKALMSLQIVVDRPTRRILGMQGMNEFGDALTARINAVVPLITSHATIDDVSNLEVVYSPPFSSAMDIVNAVANVADNVLSGQNKYMDPAQFEKCWAERDCGEYYFIDTRLAGGAKDMCEAYPEHWHNIPNEEISARINEIPKDKQVVMICNTGLRSYEAMLLASELGIENIKASAGGMGAQKKLNAKI, from the coding sequence ATGTCTAAGCACGTAATTGTTATTGGTGCTGTTGCCCTTGGCCCAAAAGCTGCCTGTCGTTACAAACGTCTTTGTCCAGACGCAAAAGTAACCATGATTGATCAGGCTCCTCGTATTTCTTACGGTGGTTGCGGCATTCCTTACTTTGTTTCCGGTGAAGTAAACACCGTTGTAGACCTCCAGTCTACTCCGTACCACATCGTTCGTGACGCTGCGTTTTTCAAAACAAACAAAGACGTAGACGTTCTTATTAATACCCGCGCAACTTCTATTGATCGCGAAGCTAAAACTGTTTCTATCGAAAACGTTTTGACTGGCGAAAAAGAAGTGCTTTCTTACGATGAACTCGTAATCGCAACCGGTTCTAAACCGAACATGCCTCCGTTTGAGGGAATTAACCTCAAAGGTATTACTCCTGCAACGAACCTCGAAGAAGCTGAAATTATCAAAAATGCTATAGCAGGCGGTGACGTTAGCAATGCCGTTGTTGTTGGTGCCGGTTTTATCGGTCTTGAAATGGCAGTTGCTTTCGCAGATATGTGGGGCATCAACACCAGTGTTGTAGAACTTCAGAGTCAGGTACTTCCAGGCTTCATGCCTGAGTCCTTAGCAAAAATGGCACAGGCTGACCTCGAAAATCATGACGTAAATGTGTACCTCGAAGAGTCTGTTGTTCGTTTTGAAGGTGTTGACGGCAAAGTTACTAAAGTTATTACCAACAAGCGTGAAATCGAAGCAGATCTTGTCATTCTTGCTGTCGGTGTTTCTCCTAATACTGACATTGCTGTTAAAGCTGGTATTGAATGCGATAAACGCGGTGCGATTCTCGTTAACGATCATTTCCAGACTTCTGATCCATCCATCTACTCCGGTGGTGACTGCGTAACTATTCCAAACCTCGTAACCGGCAAACTCGGCTACTACCCGCTTGGTTCCATGGCTAACCGTCAGGGGCGTATTATCGGTACTAACCTTGCCGGTGGTGATGCCAGCATGGCCGGTGGTATCGGTAGCTGGTGTGTAAAATTGTTCGACATGTCCTGCAGTGGTGCTGGTCTTACTCTTGAGCAGGCTCTTGCTAATGACTTCGATGCAATCTCCGTTCACGTTGAACAGATGGACAGAGCTCACTTCTTCCCTGAAAAAGCGCTTATGTCTCTCCAGATTGTTGTAGACCGCCCAACCCGCCGTATTCTCGGTATGCAGGGTATGAACGAATTCGGTGATGCACTTACTGCGCGTATTAACGCAGTTGTGCCGCTCATTACTTCCCACGCAACCATCGATGACGTATCCAACCTCGAAGTTGTGTACTCTCCACCGTTCTCCTCTGCGATGGATATCGTTAATGCTGTTGCTAACGTAGCAGACAACGTTCTTTCCGGTCAGAACAAGTACATGGATCCTGCACAGTTCGAAAAATGCTGGGCTGAACGTGATTGCGGTGAGTACTACTTCATTGATACCCGTCTCGCCGGTGGTGCAAAAGATATGTGCGAAGCATATCCAGAGCATTGGCACAATATTCCAAACGAAGAAATTAGTGCACGAATTAACGAAATTCCTAAAGACAAACAGGTTGTAATGATCTGCAATACCGGTCTGCGCTCTTATGAAGCAATGCTCCTTGCCAGCGAGCTCGGTATTGAAAATATTAAAGCATCTGCTGGCGGCATGGGCGCTCAGAAAAAACTGAACGCTAAAATCTAG
- a CDS encoding electron transport complex protein RnfA, with translation MDYFLIFISAIFVNNIVLAQYLGQCPYLGCSKEKGVSLGMGGAVIFVMVIATPLTWLIQEYVLLPLDLGYLQTIMFILVIASLVQLVELFLKKSIPPLYNALGIFLPLITTNCAVLGVAILVQRKEFDLGLSIFYSFASGLGFLLALVLLAAIRERLEVTHLPKSMKGVPAALVMAGIMSLSFMAFKGMIS, from the coding sequence ATGGATTATTTCCTGATTTTTATCTCCGCGATCTTTGTTAACAACATCGTTCTTGCCCAGTATCTGGGGCAGTGCCCGTATCTTGGTTGTTCCAAGGAAAAGGGTGTGTCTCTTGGTATGGGCGGCGCAGTTATCTTTGTTATGGTTATTGCAACCCCGCTTACATGGCTTATTCAGGAATATGTGCTCCTGCCGCTTGATCTCGGGTATTTGCAGACCATTATGTTTATTCTTGTCATCGCTTCGCTTGTGCAGCTTGTTGAGTTGTTCCTGAAGAAATCTATCCCGCCGCTTTACAATGCGCTCGGTATTTTCCTTCCGCTCATTACAACTAACTGCGCGGTGCTTGGTGTTGCAATTCTCGTTCAGCGTAAAGAATTTGATCTCGGCCTTTCCATCTTCTATTCATTCGCTTCAGGCTTAGGTTTTTTGCTCGCTCTCGTACTGCTTGCCGCTATTCGCGAACGACTGGAAGTTACCCATCTACCAAAGTCAATGAAGGGTGTTCCTGCGGCGTTGGTGATGGCTGGTATCATGTCTCTGTCCTTCATGGCCTTTAAGGGCATGATCTCTTAG
- a CDS encoding ATP-binding protein, which yields MKCKVCKATAVVSLPSHNTGFCADCFMSFYERSVERSIRRQKLFTFEDKILIALSGGKDSLACALVLKKLGYNVHGLHIDLAIPDSSAAARGVVERFCDSHDIPLIIKKMEEEGLQIPRVKKVLSRSVCSACGRIKRYFFNKVAIDEGFTVLATGHNLDDEIARLFSNTLRWDIPHLSDQGPLLEAENGFARKVRPLFRLTEFENANYAFLNDLEYHYAPCPYSPGATSTAYKKLWNQLEEEMPGRKLAFYTAFLAHGREPFRQFEKEEGTKPVPCERCGYPTSVGICGVCRTRDAVAADE from the coding sequence ATGAAATGTAAAGTATGTAAAGCAACTGCAGTTGTTTCACTTCCTAGTCACAACACCGGATTTTGTGCTGACTGTTTTATGTCGTTCTACGAGCGCTCTGTAGAACGCAGTATCCGTCGCCAAAAACTGTTCACATTTGAAGATAAAATTCTCATCGCACTCTCTGGCGGTAAGGACTCCCTTGCTTGTGCGCTTGTACTCAAGAAACTTGGCTACAATGTGCATGGATTACATATAGATCTCGCCATTCCAGACAGTTCAGCTGCCGCACGCGGTGTAGTAGAACGCTTCTGCGATTCTCACGATATCCCACTCATCATTAAAAAGATGGAAGAGGAAGGCTTACAGATTCCACGCGTTAAAAAAGTTCTCTCCCGCTCCGTTTGCTCTGCGTGCGGTCGTATTAAACGTTACTTTTTCAACAAAGTTGCCATTGATGAAGGATTTACAGTTCTTGCCACCGGTCACAACCTTGATGACGAAATAGCACGACTTTTCTCCAACACACTGCGTTGGGACATTCCTCATCTAAGTGATCAGGGGCCACTACTGGAAGCAGAAAACGGCTTTGCGCGCAAAGTCCGCCCTCTCTTCCGACTTACTGAATTTGAAAACGCTAACTATGCCTTCCTGAACGATCTTGAATACCACTACGCACCATGCCCGTATTCTCCAGGTGCTACTTCCACTGCATACAAAAAGCTCTGGAACCAGCTTGAAGAAGAGATGCCGGGACGCAAACTCGCGTTCTACACCGCATTCCTCGCGCATGGACGTGAACCGTTCCGTCAATTCGAAAAAGAAGAAGGTACAAAGCCCGTCCCATGCGAACGCTGCGGGTATCCTACGTCCGTTGGAATCTGTGGCGTCTGTCGCACTCGAGATGCTGTAGCCGCCGACGAATAG
- a CDS encoding FAD:protein FMN transferase, producing MTTSRRQFLQACGVLGLGAAVTGVPAVASAARVGDEYKVQETRFMMGTVVTITALHPSRQLGEEAIGRSFEEITRLEALLSRYQSASPVSVLNRDGRLSGIPQELAEVVRSARLISKLSDKAFDVTIKPVIDLYGEKANLNGEMVLSKAEFEEALSLVDADSLIQKRDSIRLNREGMGITLDGIAKGYIVDKASAVLAAYGAKNHMINAGGDIRTMGEKAGRKPWVVAVQDPEKKGNYPAVIQMTTGAIATSGGYEVFYDKNHMYNHLVNPQSGMSPNNVASVSVMAPSVMEADALATATFIMQSRRGLQFIESLNGCEALIVTKDGMKLSTPQFG from the coding sequence ATGACTACTTCTCGTCGACAGTTCCTGCAGGCTTGCGGTGTGCTCGGTCTTGGTGCCGCTGTAACCGGCGTGCCAGCAGTAGCCTCTGCCGCCCGTGTGGGTGACGAATATAAAGTGCAGGAAACCCGTTTTATGATGGGAACCGTGGTAACCATTACTGCGTTGCATCCTTCCAGACAGCTTGGAGAGGAAGCAATTGGTCGCAGTTTTGAAGAGATAACACGCCTTGAGGCGCTTCTCAGCCGTTACCAGAGTGCTTCCCCTGTCTCTGTGTTAAACAGAGACGGACGCCTTTCCGGCATTCCTCAGGAACTTGCAGAAGTCGTGCGCAGCGCGCGTTTGATCAGCAAGCTTTCTGATAAGGCGTTTGATGTAACCATTAAGCCTGTGATTGATCTCTATGGTGAAAAAGCCAATCTGAATGGCGAAATGGTGCTTTCAAAAGCAGAATTTGAGGAAGCACTGTCTCTTGTAGATGCTGACTCTCTTATTCAGAAACGCGATTCTATTCGCCTTAACCGCGAAGGAATGGGCATTACGCTGGATGGCATTGCAAAAGGCTACATCGTGGACAAGGCTTCCGCAGTGCTTGCTGCGTACGGTGCTAAAAACCATATGATTAATGCTGGCGGTGACATCCGCACCATGGGTGAAAAAGCTGGCAGAAAGCCTTGGGTTGTTGCTGTGCAGGATCCGGAAAAGAAAGGCAACTACCCTGCGGTGATTCAGATGACCACAGGTGCAATTGCAACTTCCGGTGGTTATGAGGTTTTCTACGACAAGAACCATATGTATAACCATCTGGTGAACCCGCAGTCCGGTATGAGCCCTAACAACGTGGCGTCTGTATCTGTCATGGCTCCAAGTGTAATGGAAGCTGATGCTCTTGCAACAGCTACGTTTATTATGCAGTCTCGTCGCGGCCTTCAGTTCATTGAATCACTTAATGGATGTGAAGCCCTTATCGTGACAAAGGATGGCATGAAGCTGAGTACACCTCAGTTCGGATAG
- a CDS encoding response regulator, translated as MADKKVLIVDDEENVRLIYKDAFEEDGYTVALSDGSEPIIDVLNREHPDVVVLDIRLNQKVTGLDLLQDIRTTNSTLPVILSTAYDSFQHDMKSIAADCYVVKSVDLTELKAKVASFFE; from the coding sequence ATGGCTGATAAGAAAGTGCTAATTGTGGACGATGAAGAGAACGTTAGGCTCATATATAAGGACGCATTTGAAGAGGATGGCTACACCGTTGCCCTCTCCGATGGATCTGAACCCATAATAGACGTGCTTAATCGTGAACATCCCGATGTTGTTGTTTTGGATATCAGGCTGAATCAAAAGGTTACCGGCTTGGATTTGTTGCAGGATATCCGAACTACGAATTCGACATTGCCTGTTATTCTAAGTACAGCTTACGACAGCTTTCAGCATGACATGAAGTCAATTGCGGCAGATTGTTATGTAGTAAAATCTGTTGATTTAACAGAATTGAAAGCGAAGGTTGCAAGTTTCTTCGAATAG
- a CDS encoding MucR family transcriptional regulator, whose translation MESYLKEALEIVKAQASVRTMTEEEITTMVRKLAGGIKEISASCAVDDDSAGKMIDPKKAIKEKSITCVECGKSFKILTKKHLATHGLTPEEYRARCGYKKNTPLVCKSLQRERRKKMKDMRLWERRA comes from the coding sequence ATGGAAAGTTATTTGAAGGAAGCTCTGGAAATTGTCAAAGCACAAGCTAGTGTACGGACAATGACAGAAGAAGAAATCACAACAATGGTTCGTAAGCTTGCAGGGGGAATTAAGGAAATTAGTGCAAGCTGTGCTGTTGATGATGATTCTGCAGGTAAAATGATTGATCCTAAAAAGGCGATTAAGGAAAAGTCTATTACCTGTGTTGAATGTGGAAAGTCCTTTAAAATATTAACTAAGAAGCATCTCGCAACTCACGGGCTTACACCAGAAGAGTACCGCGCTCGTTGTGGATACAAGAAAAATACTCCGCTGGTTTGTAAATCTCTCCAGCGAGAGCGACGCAAAAAGATGAAAGATATGCGGCTGTGGGAACGCAGAGCATAG
- a CDS encoding chemotaxis protein CheW — protein sequence MLTQTSPQAFKKIFTFSAGSETFGLPLHLLHEVIYPEHITRVPKAPAFMAGILTYGSETISVLDISKKLCLAAPSIRVHHPAIIINTIIEDETMQLALLVERFGKIVQYKSSETIKRKNIPFNTNSNKNNQLRQKSAIYTQSREAIRKFVNEELYRAGVRIRLLNEDTLFSIAELT from the coding sequence ATGCTTACTCAGACCAGTCCACAGGCGTTTAAAAAAATATTTACTTTTTCTGCTGGCTCCGAAACTTTCGGACTACCGCTACACCTCCTGCACGAAGTCATTTACCCAGAACACATAACCAGAGTCCCGAAGGCACCCGCCTTCATGGCAGGGATTCTGACATATGGCTCTGAAACGATTTCCGTGCTGGATATAAGCAAAAAGCTATGCCTTGCAGCGCCGTCCATCCGCGTTCATCATCCGGCAATCATCATCAATACTATTATTGAAGACGAAACAATGCAACTAGCTTTACTTGTTGAGAGATTTGGAAAAATTGTTCAATACAAAAGCTCGGAAACAATAAAACGGAAAAACATTCCATTCAACACCAACTCAAACAAGAATAACCAACTTAGACAAAAATCTGCAATATACACACAGTCCCGTGAAGCCATCAGGAAATTTGTAAACGAAGAACTTTATCGCGCGGGAGTGCGAATACGACTTTTGAATGAAGACACACTTTTTTCCATAGCAGAACTTACATAA
- a CDS encoding 4Fe-4S dicluster domain-containing protein, whose protein sequence is MNKNIFILTHGDTGAFETGSVPFEVRIPLNGHGKKSVKKKTEVYPGLLVADHENANIGDMHSGITGIVTAVTDTHIIIKAQELAAPAEGEEPKPEGVEPVALASLEGEQLQAALKGLGVDIRPFLKRCELLIVNALNPEPGITYAESMLVHAKSTINAGLDMLKRLSPASKAVVALPTGSTAAFDGADIAFINPQYPNSLDELVVASITGKESMRGINVVDLHALYNLGAVAESGMPLTHTVVCVEGKNVVAPIGTPVGALLEDASIEVADGDTVLLGGPMRGEATGNLSTGIGKNTNAVFVVPAGTTTPVSDYACFSCGACIQHCPSRIQPNMISRYVEFNELDFCRQENINACMECGLCTYYCPARRPMLQLIRLGKHKITLEETQVTACALQVEE, encoded by the coding sequence ATGAATAAGAATATTTTCATTCTGACTCATGGGGACACAGGAGCATTTGAGACTGGTTCAGTCCCTTTCGAAGTGCGTATTCCCCTGAATGGACATGGTAAAAAATCGGTAAAGAAAAAAACAGAAGTATATCCAGGGCTTCTTGTGGCAGACCACGAGAATGCTAACATAGGTGATATGCATTCTGGCATTACCGGTATTGTAACTGCAGTTACAGACACTCATATTATCATCAAAGCACAGGAGCTTGCTGCTCCGGCGGAAGGTGAAGAGCCAAAACCCGAAGGTGTGGAGCCGGTTGCCCTTGCTTCCTTGGAAGGCGAGCAGCTACAGGCTGCGCTGAAAGGGTTGGGAGTGGATATTCGTCCATTCCTTAAGCGTTGTGAATTGCTTATTGTGAATGCGTTAAACCCAGAACCGGGAATCACGTACGCAGAGAGCATGCTTGTGCACGCAAAAAGTACCATCAACGCCGGCCTTGATATGCTCAAACGCCTTTCCCCTGCTTCAAAAGCCGTAGTGGCTTTGCCTACTGGTTCTACCGCAGCTTTTGATGGCGCAGACATAGCTTTTATTAACCCGCAGTACCCTAACAGTCTTGACGAGCTTGTTGTTGCCAGTATTACCGGCAAGGAAAGCATGCGAGGCATTAATGTTGTTGATCTGCACGCACTGTATAATTTGGGTGCAGTTGCAGAAAGCGGTATGCCATTGACGCACACAGTTGTTTGTGTCGAAGGCAAAAATGTCGTGGCGCCTATCGGTACCCCTGTTGGTGCGTTGTTGGAAGACGCTTCTATCGAAGTGGCAGACGGCGACACTGTACTTTTGGGTGGTCCTATGCGTGGTGAAGCCACAGGCAATCTAAGCACAGGTATTGGTAAAAATACCAATGCAGTGTTTGTAGTACCCGCCGGAACAACCACACCGGTTTCCGACTATGCCTGTTTTAGCTGTGGCGCATGTATTCAGCATTGTCCGTCACGCATCCAGCCGAACATGATTTCACGTTATGTTGAATTCAATGAGCTTGATTTCTGTCGTCAGGAAAACATTAATGCATGTATGGAATGCGGACTGTGTACATACTACTGTCCGGCTCGTCGGCCTATGCTTCAGTTGATCCGTCTCGGAAAACATAAAATAACCCTTGAAGAAACACAGGTTACCGCTTGTGCTCTGCAGGTTGAAGAGTAG
- the rnfB gene encoding RnfABCDGE type electron transport complex subunit B produces the protein MVLTSVLSLLALGFFCAVVLSAASRVFYVEEDPRVEAVCEALPGANCGGCGYAGCEAYAIAVITDPDVSAGLCCAGGADVAIAVAELSGKSAGSDDPEISFRRCVKDEGKVQKKFEYQGVQSCTAAGLLQDGSDACKYSCLGYGDCVKACPFDAMYLENDLVVIDPDKCVACGACINVCPNKVLEMIPRRARVQVFCSTQDKMKAVMDVCEAGCINCMKCVKKCPANVISHVNGQIRIDQAACLAYGPDCEEACVDACPRDILRLMCPVGITAKAQETAAAKQAAEAAKAAEAENHRQTPNRSEDYDYFSSTVPAGLRCARSWCRCNRRASSSLCRPCG, from the coding sequence ATGGTTTTGACATCTGTCCTTTCATTGCTAGCTCTGGGCTTTTTCTGCGCGGTTGTGCTCTCTGCAGCATCCCGTGTCTTCTATGTGGAAGAAGATCCAAGAGTAGAGGCTGTCTGCGAAGCGCTTCCGGGTGCTAACTGCGGTGGTTGTGGCTATGCAGGCTGTGAGGCCTACGCAATTGCCGTAATTACCGATCCCGATGTATCTGCCGGCCTGTGTTGTGCCGGTGGTGCAGACGTGGCCATTGCAGTCGCTGAACTCTCCGGCAAGTCTGCCGGTAGCGATGATCCGGAAATTTCCTTCCGCCGTTGCGTGAAGGATGAAGGCAAGGTTCAAAAGAAATTTGAGTATCAGGGTGTGCAGTCATGTACAGCAGCCGGTCTGCTGCAAGACGGTTCTGATGCTTGTAAATACTCCTGTCTTGGCTACGGCGACTGTGTAAAAGCATGTCCGTTTGATGCCATGTACCTTGAGAATGATCTGGTTGTGATTGACCCTGATAAGTGCGTGGCTTGTGGCGCATGTATCAACGTTTGTCCGAATAAGGTTCTCGAGATGATTCCGCGTCGTGCACGTGTACAGGTTTTCTGTTCTACTCAGGATAAAATGAAAGCTGTTATGGATGTGTGTGAGGCCGGTTGTATTAATTGCATGAAGTGCGTGAAAAAATGTCCTGCAAACGTTATTTCTCACGTTAACGGTCAGATTAGAATTGATCAGGCTGCTTGTCTTGCCTACGGCCCTGACTGTGAAGAAGCCTGCGTTGATGCATGTCCGCGCGATATCTTGCGTCTCATGTGTCCTGTAGGTATTACCGCTAAGGCTCAGGAAACAGCAGCGGCTAAACAAGCTGCAGAAGCTGCTAAAGCCGCAGAAGCAGAAAACCACAGGCAAACGCCTAATAGGAGCGAAGACTATGACTACTTCTCGTCGACAGTTCCTGCAGGCTTGCGGTGTGCTCGGTCTTGGTGCCGCTGTAACCGGCGTGCCAGCAGTAGCCTCTGCCGCCCGTGTGGGTGA
- a CDS encoding cytochrome c3 family protein, whose product MPTRYFPIAILTAILIAVACYGFLRPAETAAVPMRVLLDNSAGMVIFDHAKHVDGYGESCVACHHELSDEVDDDGNLLDDAEPTPCSDCHSKASDDPDVPSLMDAYHQSCMGCHEENGSGPYSKGQCNQCHFK is encoded by the coding sequence TTGCCAACGAGATACTTTCCAATCGCAATACTAACTGCGATTCTTATTGCCGTTGCATGCTACGGCTTTTTGCGCCCCGCAGAAACTGCGGCCGTTCCTATGCGTGTGCTGTTAGATAACAGCGCAGGTATGGTCATATTTGATCATGCCAAACACGTAGATGGGTACGGCGAAAGTTGCGTGGCCTGTCATCATGAGCTTTCAGATGAAGTTGACGATGACGGCAACCTGCTGGATGACGCTGAGCCTACCCCATGTAGCGACTGCCATTCTAAAGCGTCTGATGATCCGGATGTACCTAGCTTGATGGACGCGTACCATCAGTCTTGCATGGGGTGCCATGAAGAAAACGGTTCTGGTCCTTATTCTAAAGGCCAGTGTAACCAGTGTCATTTCAAATAG
- the rnfG gene encoding RnfABCDGE type electron transport complex subunit G → MREILKMIVVLTLISGISGFALSSLKQMTAPTIELQLLTFVQGPSLKQVLPDYTNDPVKERKKFTNPLTNKLVNVFPLKVDGQLKAVAIEGFGGGYGDNIGVMVGFDPENNKLVGIGITTMKETPGIGSRIAEPDFLKRFPGLSESEAKLKSQGGVIDALSGATISSTGAVVAVQDAGKIYSALKEEILQAFK, encoded by the coding sequence ATGCGTGAAATCTTAAAGATGATCGTTGTGTTGACCTTAATCAGTGGTATTTCCGGTTTTGCGTTATCTTCACTTAAACAGATGACCGCACCGACCATTGAGTTGCAGTTGCTTACCTTTGTACAGGGACCGTCCTTGAAGCAGGTATTACCTGACTATACAAACGACCCTGTGAAGGAACGTAAAAAATTCACTAATCCTCTTACCAACAAGCTTGTTAACGTATTTCCGCTTAAAGTAGATGGGCAGCTTAAAGCTGTTGCTATCGAAGGCTTTGGCGGTGGTTACGGTGACAATATTGGTGTAATGGTCGGTTTTGACCCTGAAAACAATAAGCTTGTTGGCATCGGTATTACCACAATGAAAGAGACTCCGGGGATCGGGTCACGTATTGCTGAGCCGGACTTTCTTAAACGGTTTCCAGGGCTTTCTGAATCCGAAGCTAAGTTGAAGTCTCAAGGTGGTGTGATTGACGCCCTTTCCGGCGCAACCATTTCCTCCACTGGTGCTGTGGTAGCGGTTCAAGATGCTGGTAAAATATACAGCGCTTTGAAAGAAGAGATTCTTCAAGCCTTTAAATAG
- the rsxE gene encoding electron transport complex subunit RsxE — MASMWKEFSKGLWAELPPFRLLLGLCPTLAVTTKAENGFGMGIAVVFVLTLSSFLVSLIRKIIPKKVRIACYITIAASLVVAVELLMQAYAYSLYQQLGIFVPLIVVNCLILGRAEAFAGKNPVHLAVADGLGIGLGFTLSLTFLGAIRELLGTGYVFSVQVLSGSFQPVKFMVAAPGAFIALGLILAGMNYLSIVQAKRRGEPAPENPSTGCHACRACAGHK; from the coding sequence ATGGCCAGCATGTGGAAAGAGTTTTCCAAGGGCCTATGGGCAGAATTGCCACCGTTTCGACTCCTGTTGGGCTTGTGTCCGACTCTAGCGGTCACCACCAAGGCGGAAAACGGTTTTGGCATGGGGATAGCGGTAGTGTTTGTTCTTACCCTGTCCAGTTTCCTTGTCTCATTGATCCGTAAGATTATTCCTAAAAAAGTTCGTATTGCTTGTTATATTACCATTGCTGCATCTCTTGTTGTTGCTGTGGAATTGCTGATGCAGGCATATGCATATTCATTATATCAGCAGCTTGGTATCTTTGTGCCACTTATTGTTGTTAACTGCCTGATTCTTGGCAGGGCGGAAGCCTTTGCGGGTAAAAACCCTGTGCATCTTGCTGTTGCAGACGGTCTTGGCATTGGTCTTGGTTTTACATTGTCGCTTACTTTCCTTGGCGCGATTCGTGAATTACTTGGTACCGGCTATGTGTTCAGTGTTCAGGTGCTGAGCGGATCATTCCAGCCGGTTAAATTCATGGTTGCTGCACCGGGTGCATTTATTGCTCTTGGGCTTATTCTCGCAGGCATGAACTATCTGAGTATTGTTCAGGCTAAACGTCGTGGTGAGCCTGCTCCGGAAAACCCATCCACAGGTTGCCACGCATGCCGTGCCTGTGCAGGCCATAAGTAA
- a CDS encoding RnfABCDGE type electron transport complex subunit D, with protein sequence MAKQSLPTAPFLKVASAPHLHCGASIKGMMSTILVALLPAVVGAVYWYGMEALRVMALSIATAVIVEALCSKIMEKEVRVDDLHAVVTGLLFAFILPAGAEWWLVVSGSAVTMILGKMLWGNYGGAPICAIAVGWAFCTVSWPVQMNVDATMLNTTLVNPLSQLKYFGIDYIADTSMYDYLMGNQLGALGAVQIGAILLGGLILLARRIITWEIPVATIVSVLVVGGIYYVIDPELYANPLFHLFTGSSMLAIFFLLTDFTSSPNTRGGKIVFGLVAGFLIILIRTYGQYPDGALFAVLLANMITPLCDMIKPKPFGAR encoded by the coding sequence ATGGCGAAACAATCATTGCCCACCGCTCCATTCCTGAAGGTTGCCTCCGCACCGCATTTGCATTGTGGTGCATCCATCAAGGGAATGATGAGCACAATTTTGGTAGCGTTACTTCCGGCAGTTGTCGGCGCAGTATACTGGTATGGCATGGAAGCTCTGCGTGTTATGGCGCTTTCCATCGCAACGGCGGTTATTGTTGAAGCGCTTTGCTCAAAAATTATGGAAAAGGAAGTGCGTGTAGACGATTTGCACGCAGTCGTAACCGGTTTACTTTTTGCGTTTATCCTGCCAGCTGGTGCCGAATGGTGGCTTGTTGTGTCAGGCTCTGCCGTAACAATGATCCTTGGTAAAATGCTCTGGGGTAACTATGGTGGCGCACCTATTTGTGCTATCGCGGTTGGCTGGGCGTTTTGTACTGTATCATGGCCGGTTCAAATGAACGTCGATGCAACCATGCTGAATACTACTCTGGTGAACCCGCTTTCCCAGCTTAAGTACTTTGGTATCGATTATATCGCAGATACTTCAATGTATGACTACCTCATGGGTAATCAGCTCGGCGCCCTTGGCGCTGTCCAGATTGGTGCAATACTGCTTGGCGGACTTATTTTGCTCGCCCGCCGTATCATTACATGGGAAATTCCTGTTGCAACCATTGTATCAGTTTTAGTTGTTGGCGGTATCTACTATGTGATTGATCCGGAACTTTACGCTAATCCGTTGTTCCATTTGTTCACAGGCTCTAGCATGCTTGCGATTTTCTTCTTGCTGACAGATTTTACCTCTTCGCCAAATACACGCGGCGGCAAAATCGTATTCGGACTTGTAGCTGGCTTCCTTATCATACTCATTCGCACATACGGTCAGTACCCTGATGGTGCTTTGTTTGCAGTTTTACTTGCAAACATGATCACACCACTATGTGATATGATTAAGCCTAAACCATTTGGAGCGAGGTAA